From Paenibacillus sp. FSL H8-0537:
CCTTTTTTTTGGCGGACTGAGGTTCCGTTATTCTTGGTTTTACTCCGATTTCAGGCCGTAAGCGGACAGGAAATCCGCTATCTCCCTCATTATTCCCTAAAAATGGAATCAGGCGGTGCATTAGCTGCTCCTCAGTCCGCAGCCGGTGCCATAACCCGTGATCCTATTGAAATAGCGGCTGCTGTGTCCGCCAAGTCCATCATCGTGCAGGGAGTAAACCGGAGTCGGTTGTGAGACTGCGGCGGGAAGATATTAGATGCTAAAATGGATCAGCTTCTGGCTCGCTTACATTTGCACACACGCCTAATCACATAAAAAAACGATGGAGCAAACGGCAGCACGCCGTTAATCCCATCGCTTCTATGCTTAATATATTTAGCCAGACTACTCCACCCTTGTGCTAAATCCCTTTCATTTACAAGTCCAAATTTCCCTACAACCGAGCTTTGCCTCGAAAATATTTCTTCACCACTTCATAAGCCAGCTTCGGCCTGCGATAGCGGTCCACAATGCCTTTGCTGTTCTGCGTTCCGGCGCGGGCGAGCAGCCAGCCTGTGCCTTCGGTTACCCGGCAATCGCAAAACTGCCAGATGAACATGCCGGACATGTACTCCCTCGACGTGTACGCCTGCAAATTCGCTTCAATAATATCTGCCTGGCGCTCCTCTGTGCCGCGTACCCGGTTCGGGTCGCGCAAGCCGTAATGGCCGTCGCCGCCAAACTCGCTCATAATCATCGGCTTGCCCGCACCGCCTGCGGCATCGGCCCAGCCTCGCGCCGCATCGCATAGCTCGCCTGGATCTTCATCGCCATACCAGCCCGGGTACAAATTACAGGACACGATGTCGGCAAGGTCAAAGCAAATTTCCTTCTCGCGGTGATGGGAAGCAAACGTTAGCGGCCTGCTGCTGTCCATTGCCCGAATTTGCTCCAGCTGCCGCTTGTAGTGAACGCGCCCTTCCTCCAAATCGCTGGCGCATTCATTCAAAATCGCCCAAATGACAATCGAGGGATGATTAAAATGCTGCTCCACCATCTCGCGATTAACCTGCTCGCACTGCCAAATAAAATTTGGATTGCGCATTTGCTCAATTGACAAGCCGCGGGCATGATTTTCTTCCCATACCAGCACACCGTGCTCATCGCATAAATCGAGAAAACGCTCATCATTCGGATAATGGCTAGTTCTCACCGCGCTTGCGCCCATATCCAGCATCAACTGTAAATCGTGTGCCATAAGCGGCAGCGGTAAAGCTGAACCTGTCAGCGGATGATCCTCATGCCGATTAAAACCTTGCAGCACGATATCCTCGCCGTTCAATTGAATGCGTCCACGCTCCGTTGTAACCGTTCGGAAGCCTACGCGCTCCACCAAATCATCGACGGGAGCCGCTTGGCCTTCGATTTGCACCAAAACCTGCAGTAAATACAAAGCCGGATTTTCCTGCGACCAAGACTGCACCTGATCCATGCTGAAAATGCCGCCTACACTCGCCGTCTCTCCCGGCTGCAAGCTCACGCTGCCAAGCTCCAGCGTCTGCCCTGCAATCGTCGCCGTCAGCCTAGTATCCAACTGCACCTGCGTATGCTTCTTCGATAGCGCTGGATAGCGCACACAAGCGCGAATCTCTGCCTGCCAGCTGCCAGCACTTTGCTGTCCTGCTTCCGATTCTGTTTCTGTTTCTGTTTCTGAAGTTAAATTTTTCAAAGGGGTGAAAGATATGCGCTCAACAAACAGCTCCTGAATTTCCTCCAGCATGACAGGACGAATAATTCCGCCGTATGTATAATAGTCGTTAGGGACGTGAAGCGACGATGCTTCGCTAAAAGAATTATCCACGAGCACGGCAAGCTCATGTGTACCCGCTTCAACATCGCGAATGACGGCATCGAATGCCGTATACGCATTATAATGGCGGGCAACCGGCTTTCCATCAAAAAACACATTGGCTGTATGGCTCACGCCTTTAAAAATAAGACGAAGCGACGTCCGTTTCTCCAAGGTCACTTTGGTGCGGTAAACACCTCTGCCACTGTATGTCAGCAGCTCCGGATGCGTCTCCCAGCAGCCCGGAACCGCCAGCCTATATCGATATTGAAGCGATTCCAGCTGAATTTCTCCATCCGGAACCGTGACAAAATCCCACATACCGCCGAGGTCTCTTACTTTTCGAATTGTATTAGTCTGAAATAATCTGGACATGCTTTGCCTCCCCAATATGGCTTTAACGCCCCTATTGTAAACGCTATTATTTTATCACTATTTCCGTTTTTTGCAAGGCGCCCTTTGCATGGCATATGTATGCAAACAGCAAATACACGGGCCCGTGCAGTGAACATTTCTAAAAAATGTCCAGAATGCCGGTACCCGTGTATGATACAAACGCGATTACTATTCTTTTTTGTTCGATCAATAGCTCAGAAATGCTGTTTTAAGCTTTGCTTAGCGCTTTTGCGGCATAGCGATTCTCAGGAATCGGCAGCTCCAAATTGCCGCGGAGCGTATCATGCTCATACTCTGTCCGGTAGATGCCGCGCTCCTGCAAAATCGGCACAACTAGATCGACGAAGTCATCCAGCCCCTTCGGCACAGAAGAATGAATAATGAAGCCGTCGGCACCCTCTTCCTCATGCCACTGCTGAATTAAGTCAGCGATTTTCTCCGGCGTACCGATAAAGTCGGTGCGCGGTGTCGCTACGCTTAGCGCGACCTGGCGCAGCGTTAAGCCATGCTCCCGAGCTTTGCTCTTGATTTTGTCCGTGCCGCTGCGGAAGCTGTTGCTGCCGAGATCGCCAATGTCCGGGAATGGCTCATCGAGCGGAAACTGCGAGAAGTCGAAATGCTCGAAGAAGCGGCCCAAAAATTGCAGCGCCTTATCAATAGACACGAGGCTCGCCAGCTCCTCGTATTTGCGGTCTGCTTCTTCCTGCGTATGTCCGATAATGGGAGAAATGCCTGGGAAAATGCCAATTTCATCTGCTGACCGGCCATACGCTGCCGCTCTATTTTTCACATCGAGATAGAAAGCTTTCGCTTCCTCCAAGGACTCATGCCCCGTAAATACCGCATCGGCACTTTTCGCTGCCAAGTTGCGTCCATCCTCCGAGGAGCCCGCTTGGAAAACAACCGGCTGACCCTGCTTCGAGCGGGCAATATTGAGCGGCCCCTGCACGGAGAAAAACTCGCCTTTATGATTCAAACGATGCAGCTTCTCCGGGTCAAAAAACACGCCCGATTCCTTATCCCGCACAAAAGCATCATCTTCCCATGAATCCCAAAGCCCGCGCGTTACCTCCAAATATTCCTCGGCAATGCGGTAGCGCTGCGGATGCGTTGGATGATCCGCCTTGCTGTAGTTTTTCGCCGAGCCTTCAAGTGGTGACGTGACGACATTCCAGCCGCCGCGCCCGCCGCTAATATGATCGAGCGAAGCAAACTGCCGGGCTACGGTGAACGGCTCGCTGTAGGACGTCGACAGCGTGCCAACCAAGCCGATCTTCGAAGTAACCGCCGCCAGCGCGGAAAGGATAGTCAGCGGCTCAAAGCGATTCAAGAAATGAGGCAGCGAATGCTCGGTAATGTAGAGCCCATCTGCAATAAATACAAGATCGAATTTGCCCGCCTCAGCCTTCTGCGCCTGCTGCTTGTAAAATTCAAAATTAACGCTGGCATCCGTCACGGCATCCTTATGTCTCCAAGCCCCAACATGACCGCCAACCCCATGAACAATCGCACCAAATTTGATTTTTTTCCGCTTAGCCATAACCAATTCCTCCTCCGAATGTTTATTAAGACAATAATGCCGTTTCCTGAAGCTGCAGCTTGTAGCATTTCACCAAAACATCGCCATTGTACATTTCCTTATCCGTTGCCCGTTCAAAGCCAAGCCGCTCATAAAGCTTAATGGCAGACGCCATTAAATCAGAGGTGTGCAGATGCAGCGTGGAAGCCCCAAGCGCGAGCGAACGGCGAATGCTTTCCTTGATCAGCTCTGTCGCCACGCCAAGCCCGCGGGCCTCTGGCGCTACCCCAAGCAAGCGAATAATCGGTGAATCGATTTGCAGCTCTGGACGCCCATAGGCGGTAGTCGACGAAGTGAACAGCAGCACACTGCCGACGATCTCCCCATTCACCTCCGCAACTATGCGCGCCTGGGGTCCTTCCTTATCAACCGATTCAATAATAGAAGCCTTATAATCGGCCCAGCGATCGGGTGACATAACAGCCTCGTACTGCGAATAAGCAGCTACGACGATGCGCAAAATCGCCTCGCGGTCTTCCGCTACCGCATCCCGAACTTCAACTTTGATATTCGCCACACTATACACACCTTTCGCATGATTTTTATCGGAATTATAGAATAAAAAGAGCCTTGAGCGCTTCATCTATAAGATGACGTCTAGGAGCCCTTTTGTTAAAATATAGGAATTTATAAGTTTCATTCTTATAACCAGCCTATATTTCTCGGACTGAAACGCGCCGCGCCGACTAAGGCCGGCGACGGCCGTTTCACCTTATTCGCTTCGTTTATTGCTTATTCGTTTCACCGAACGGCTCCAAATAAAGGCTGGCCAGATTGGCGAAATAAGCAGCGGTCAGCGGCAGCGCCTGCTCATCGATATCGAAAGCCGGATGATGCCATTCCTGCGGGCCCGCTGTTCCCATGAAAAAAAACAAACCCGGCACTTGCTTCTGATAAAAAGCGAAATCCTCTCCGGCAGAAGACGGAAGCGGCTCTACGACCTGCAGCAACGTTTCGTGAGCTGCTGCGACTGCTGCTTCTACTAAAGCCGGGTCATTTTGAACCGCTGGCGGCCCTTTAATCCAGCGCACCGTCGCAGTTGCGCCGAACGCTGCTGCTACATTTTCCACCACCTGCTTGAAACGTTCCAGCACATGCTGCCTCACCTGCTCATCAAAGGTGCGAATCGTCCCGTCGAAGACAGCCTTTTCCGCTATGACATTCCAAGCGGTTCCGCTTTGAATGCGCGTCACGCTAACGACCGCGCTCAGCAGCGGGCTGACATTGCGGCTGACGATCGATTGCAGCGCCGTCACAATATGCGCCGCCGTCACAATCGGATCAATGCTTGCTTCCGGCACAGCCGCATGGCTGCCTTTGCCCGTCACCTCAACAACAAAACCATCGGCTGCTGCCATTATCGGTCCCGGCTTTATGCCAATCGTCCCGACGGGCAGATCCGGCTTATTATGAATGCCATAAATCGCCCCTACACCTTCAAGCGCGCCGCTTGCAATGACCACCTGTGCGCCTGTCGCCTTCTCCTCAGAAGGCTGAAAAATAAGGCGCACCGTTCCCGCCAGCGTCTCCTCGCGCTGCTTGAGCAGCAAAGCTGCACCGATGAGCGAAGCGGTATGATAATCATGCCCGCAAGCATGCATTTTTCCCGCCACTTGCGATGCATAAGGCAGCCCCGTCTCCTCTTGGATCGGCAGTGCATCAATATCGGCCCGCAAAGCCAGAACAGGCCCGCTGCGTTTGCCGCCTACTTCGGCGACTACACCCGTTTTCAGCCCATAATCGACGATGCGAATGCCCGCTTCCGTAAGCCAGCCTTGAATCGCCTTCGTCGTGGCGAACTCTTCATTTGATAATTCGGGATGCTGGTGCAGCTGGCGCCGTATTTCAATCAGCTTTGCGCCTAGCTGCTGCGTCCTCTCCGCCGCCTGTGTATCCGCCATGCCAAGTCCTCCCCCGCATCGTGCTTTCGCTCCAGCCTATTCATGCTGCCTGCCCTACTACTTGCCTTTCACAGTCCACTTTAAACCTTCTAGCTTTCTACAGCAAGCTCAGCGAAAGCTTCCGATAGCAGCTCATAGGAATGAATTCTAGCTTCAAAATCCTTAACCGCCGTCGTTATAATAAACTCATTGACGTGATGCTTCTCCTGCCATTCCAGCAGCCGCCTCCGAACGGTCTCCTTCGAGCCTTTCGTAATTTCGGCTTCCTTCACTTCAACCCTATAAGGCTGGCCCGATTGTCTGCCGAATTCTTCCGCCTGTTCGACGGTTCCGACCGTTAGCGTCTTGCCATTTTCCAAATGAATTTTAACGTTTTTATGATCAGAGGCCAGCAGTGCTGCCTCCTCATCGGTATTAGCGGCAATGAGCGACAGCGCCAAAATCGCCTGCGGCTGCTTGCCTTTATCCGAGCGGAACTCCGCATGATAAGCGGTCAGCGCCTCTTCCGCGATAGCTGCATCACTGTTAATAAATTGGGCAAACACATACGGGTAACCGGCTTCAGCTGCCAGCTTCGCACTGGCTACACTGGCACCAAGCACATAGATTTCGGCTGGCTGCTCTGGCACAGGGGAAGCCTGCAGCCCAGCCAGCTCATGCTCCGCGGGCAGCGTATTTTTCACAAAATGCTCTAATTCCACCAGCTTATCCTGCAGCGACTGCTCCTGTGAAATGCCTTTCTGCAAAGCCTGCGTGGAACGCGGCAGCCCGCCCGGCGCGCGGCCGATTCCTAGATCGACACGGCCTGGAGCAAGTGTCGCCAGCAAATTAAAGTTTTCCGCTACTTTATAAGGGCTATAATGCTGGAGCATAATACCGCCTGAGCCAATGCGAATACTTTTTGTTTGAGCAAGCAAAAACGAAATCAGCACCTCAGGCGAGGAGCCGGCAACTTGCGCCGAATCATGATGCTCGGATACCCAGAAGCGGTTGTAGCCGAGCTGCTCCGCCTTTTTCACCAGTGTGAGTGTATTTTGAAAAGCCTCTGCCGGCGTGCTGCCAGGAAAAACAGGGCTTTGGTCTAAAATGCTAAGCTTAATCGCCATTTTCATTCTCTCCCATCGTCGGTTGCCTTGCAACGCTCGTTTATATGCTATAGCTAGGTTCCGGCGCGATTCGCTTCAGAAACTGCTTGGTCCGTTCTTCCTTCGGCTTGCCGAACAGCTCGCTCGGCTTGCCTTCTTCGACGATAACACCACCGTCCATAAAGACGACATGGCTTGCGACATCGCGGGCAAAGCCCATTTCATGCGTGACGACGATCATCGTAATGCCTTCTCCAGCGATTTTGCGAATGACATCAAGCACCTCGCCAACAAGCTCCGGATCAAGCGCCGACGTCGGCTCATCGAACAAAATCACTTCCGGGTTCAGCGCAAGCGCCCGGGCGATACCTACCCGCTGCTGCTGTCCGCCGGATAGCTCGCTTGGGTAAGCGTCAAGCTTCGCCGCAAGCCCTACCTTCTCCAGCATTTGCGTGCTGCGCCGCCTTGCTTCGTCTTTGGGCAGCTTTTGCACAATGAGCAGCCCTTCCATGACGTTTTCCAGCGCCGTCTTATGCTTGAATAAATTGTAATGCTGGAACACCATAGCCGAGCGCTGGCGCAGATTATGAATATCTTTTTTCCCTGCTGCCTTGAAGTCCAGCTCGAAATCCCCAATGCGGATTTGCCCATTATCGGGCTTCTCCAAATAATTGATGCAGCGCAGCAAGGTTGTTTTACCCGACCCGCTTGGGCCTAATATGACAACGACCTCGCCTTTTTCCACCGTCAGATCGATGGATTGAAGCACCTGATTTTTCCCAAACGACTTGGAAATCTGCTTCAGTTCAATCATGCTACGCCACCTCGATTGTATTTATTAATTCTCCGCTCCAGCCAAGCTGTAGCCTGCTCGATTAATATGGTCATGCCCCAGAACAGCACCGCTGCTGCAATGTAGGCTTCAAGAAACTTCCAGTTTGTGGCAGCGACAATTTGCGCTTGGGCATTGATTTCAACAACAGATACGGTAAAAGCGAGCGTTGAACCGTGCAGCATGCCAATCAAATTGTTGGATAGATTCGGCAAGCAGACGGCGAGCGCCTGCGGCAGTACGATACGGCGCAGCGCCTGCGGCGTCGTCATTCCAATGGAATAAGCGGCCTCCATCTGTCCGCGGTTCACCGCAAGAATGCCTGCGCGTACAACCTCCGACATATAGGCGCCTGCAGTAATCGAGAAAGAAATATAAGCAAATCCGATTAACGGAATAACCGTTGAATTAAAGCCAAGTCCGAGTGCGCTTGCCAGCCCATCGATTATGATCGGAAGGCCGAAATAGATAAGCAGCAAATGCATAAGCATCGGCGTACCACGAATGAATAACACATAAGCGCTAGCCAGCGGGTATAGAACCGGAATGCGATAAATACGAATAAGGGCAATTGCTGTACCAATAATGAAACCGACGAACACCGAGACGATGGTAATATAAAGGGTATTCGGCAGCGCCTTGAACAAGCTGAGAAAGGCCGTCCATATAAATCCAGGGTCTAGTGACATCAGGCTCAGCCTCCTTTCTCAAAGCGCGCGATGAGCGTCCGCTTCCACAGCCTTCTTTTACCATAACGCTCCGCCGGTTCGGCCACTTGTTTCTCATGACGCAGCAGCCTGCGCTCTAAATAATGGAAGGTCCGCTCCAATATCGTGCTGATTACAAAATAAATAAGGGACAAAGCAATGTAGGTTTCGATAAAATGCTGAGTTGCCGAGGCTAGCGTCTGCGACTTGCCCGTCATTTCCATGGCGCCCAGCGTGAACGCCAGCGACGTGTCCTTCAGGTTGCCAATGACGAGATTCGCCAAAATCGGGATCGATATCGCCAGCGCCTGCGGCAGTACAATTCGGGTAAACGCCTGATAGCCGCTCATTCCAATCGCATAGGCCGCCTCTACCTGCCCACGATCCACCCCATTGACCGCCGCCCGAATCGCCTCAGATATAAAAGCGCCACTATGGAGAGCATAAGCCAAAATAACGAAAACGAGCACATTGGCCCGTGATACATCGATATGAACCAGCTTAAGCAATTCCGGAAGGCCGTAATAAATGAGAAAGAGCTGAATCAATATGGGCGTTCCGCGGAAAAAGGATACATACACCTGCGAAAACCGCTGCAATACGGGAGTTTTGTAAAGCCGGGGCAGCGCGATTATAAAACCAACCACGATGCCCAGCAAAATGGATGCAGCTACAATAAACAAGGTGATATGCAGGTAAGACAGCAATTTGGGTATGAAATCTAGCAAGTAATGAATATCAAATTTTCTGCCCATAGGTTTCCCTCCGTCTTACACCCTTGACCAGCAAGTTAGTAGCACCATTTATTTTTTTACAACTTCATCAAGCGGTTTTGTGTAGTCTTCGCCAAGCCACTCTACGCTCAGCTTCGACAGCGTTCCGTCTGCTTTAACCTCTTTAATTGCTGCATCCAGCTTGTCTGCCAGCTCCTGGCTGTCTTTCCGAAGCACGAACAGCACGTCGGATTGAATGAGCGGGTCGCCTACCGTTTTCATCGCAGGTTTGCCATCTGTGTCAGGGTAGAACGGAAGCGAGAAGTCAGTAGCAAGCGTTGCATCTACGCGGCCGCTTTTGAGCAAGGCAATTCGGTCGTTGGCAGCGCCGCTGGAGTAAACAATTTCATACGGATTGTTGTGATCCTTGTTGTATTGCTCCAGGAAAAAGGCCTGATTGCTCGTTGGCGATGTGAACACTTTTTTGCCTGTCAAATCGTCGATTGAATGAATCGTCGTATTGTCTCTGTACACTGCGATTTTGGAAAGGAAAATGCTGTACGGCTCTTTATTAAAAAGGAATTTGGCCTCACGCTCTGGATTTTTCTCCATTTGGTGAGCGACAAAATCGATTTTTTTCGTCTCAAGGCTTAGCAGCAAGCTTGAAAATTCTTGTGTTTGGAATTCAAACTCATATTCCGGAAGGCGTTTATCGATTTCTCTAACCAGCTCAACGTCGAAGCCTGTCAGCTTGCCGTCCTCATCGATAAAGCATACATTCGGGAACTGGGTACCCGTGCCGACAATAATTTTCTTCACTTCCTGAGCCGGGCTAGCACTTGCCCCTGCACCGCTGTTTGCTGTTTCATTCGCGCCATTATTTGCAGCTCCGCACGCCGTCAGCGTAAAGGACAATACCAGCAGCGTAGCTAAAAAAGTTCTTTTTTTCATAAAAATCGTTCCCCCATATTTTCTCGTTTTTTATAAATACTATAAAACCTATAATTCCTACCTACTAAGTAAGAATTGTTCTGTCACTAATTTATCATCCGCCCAGCAAACCGTCAATGCCTCGGATAATAGGGTTTTTCTATACTCTTATCTAAACATTCGATAGGTCGGCTTCAGGGCAGCTCTGTTCGTATGTCGAATTTTCTCGTTTTATGTTTTACGTTTTACGTTTACGCCCCGCTGACGAAAGGCAGTGCTTTGACAAGCTTCACCAAGCTTTCGAAAAAAGGACTGCTCTCCCCGTTAAGCATAATCAGGTTCGTATCCAGCGACAGTCCCTCCACTTCCGGAATCGTAATCGGGAAAAGCTGGCCAGCCTGAACCTCGTCATAGGCAGACAGACTTGGCAGGAAGCAGATCCCCAGCTTTTGCAGCACGAGCCTCTTCGCGGTTTCCAAATTATCTGTGTGGCAGGACATTTCCGGCGGTTCATTAAGCGATTCAAAAACCCGCTGAAGCCTTACCCAGTCCAGCGCTCCACATTCAAAAAACACCAGCGGCTGGTTGCCTATCGCCCTTAGCGTAATCTGCTTTTCTTTCAGAAAAGGGTGGCCCTCATACACATGCAGCCGAATGGCGTCATCCAGCAGCTTAACCGAGCGTAAGCCGGGATGGGTCGTTTGACGGACAAAGCCGATATCGACCTCTTTGCTGAGCACCTTTTCCACAATATCATCCGTCGGAGCGGTCACCGTCTTGAAGCGAATGCCAGGATGCTTCTCCTTCAGCGCTGGCAGCAGCCTCGGCACCAAATAATTTGCCGTTGACACAGTACAGCCAATTCTCAGCTGGGCAGGCATCTCCTGCTTCTGATGCAGCTGTTTGCGACCCTTTTCCAGCGTCTGCAAAATTTGCTGGGCGTACGGCAGGAACCGCTTGCCTTCCTCGGTCAATTGAATTTGCTTGCCCATGCGGTCGAACAGCTTGCAATCAAGCTCCCGCTCCAGCGACTGAATTCTCGCCGTTACGGACGGCTGGGAAAGAAATAGGCTTTCCGCAGCCTTATTAAAGCTGCCGTAGTAAATGACATAGACGAATGCTTCTATATTTTCGATATTCACCGGGAGGGCCTCCTCGCAAAATACAACTTAACCAACTTGTTAACTTGGAATTATGTTGTGATAATGGTAATCCACATCTACCTAGGTGTCAATGGGCGAAAGAGAAATAAATATCCCCATAGCCGGACCATTCATCGCCCGCGGTTTTGTGGATGCAAGAAAAACGGACACCTCGCGGGTGTCCGTCATTGGAGTTACTATGATCCGATAAAAACGGAAGGCCCTGAGCTTCAGGCCTATCCTTCTAACTCCTCTGGGCTCATCGTCAGACCGCTCTCATCCGGATCGGCCATATCCAGCAGTTCACTGGTGGTGACAAAACGATAGCCTTCTGCAGCCAGTTCTTCCACCAGCACCCGAACCGCTTCTATGGTCTGGGAACGGTCCCCGTACCCGTCATGAAACAGCAAGATACTGCCGGGCGCGATCGCCTGCCGTGTATGCTCCAGAATATAATCAACGCCTGGCGTTTCCCAGTCCTTGGCCGCTCCATTTACCGTGCCGATTGACCGGTATCCGTACTCTGCAGCCAGAGACAGAATGCTGTCATTCACGCCAAAGAATGGCGGTCTGAAGCTACGTACCTGTTGCCCTGTAACCTTCCGCATAAGGACATCTGTTCGCTGCAGCTCCCCACTAGCTTCCTCCAACGTCAGTTCAGTAAGGTCTGGATGGGAATATGTATGATTCCCGAGCTCGTGGCCCTCCTGATGCACAACGGCCGCCATTTCTGGATGCGCTTCCATCTCCTGACCAATCATAAAAAAGGTTGCTCGTCCTCCCACACTGCGAAAAATATCAAGCAATTGGCTCGTATATACCGGATTCGGACCATCATCAAATGTGAAGGCCACTACCTTTTCCCTTACAGAAACCTGATGTATCATGGATAATTTGTTCATGAAATGACCGACTCCTCTTCATAATTATAACTTGTCCACTCTCTATCATTTTGACAGAAACAGAATGATTTCGCATCCTCATTTGGAAGACTCCCCACATCTATACCTTGGTAATCTTCAGCACACCCTAGGTGCAGCTATGTCAGAGTATCACGATGCAGTTTAGGTAACTTGACCTGAAATTTGTCCGTACAATCGGACGATCGTAATTATGCTCATCTCTCTTGTATAATGAGACTTTGGGCTAAAATTATTATTCCCTGTGCCTTTCATGACTTCATGTCTTATGCAAAAATAAACTGATTCTTCCGCCCACACAGCTATTTGATTATGGTCGGTGAAGGATTTATTGGAATCTACCCTATTCTCGCTGCCTATTCCGAGAAATTTTGACGTTTTCATTAAAATAAGTGACGCTTGTTCTCTAGTTATAAGACCATTTGGATTAAACCTACCATCTCCAACTCCAGTAATAATACCGAATGCAGCAATACTTAAAATGTTATTGTCGTCTGTATCATTAAAGGGCTCTGCCAATTTCAAGCCTTTCTCATTGATGATCGTATCTAATTTCTTGCCTGTTGTTGTTTCTATTAATGGGACAATTAAGGATATAAATTCGCCTCGTGTTATATTTTTTTCATATCCAGATTGCATCGACAAAGGTAATAGTTTATTTTTAATCGCAAAAGATACATCGTCTTTGGCCCAAACCGACGGAAAGGAAGCCGTCGTATAAGGGATTGCGACGTTATCCATTATCTGAATAGGTGTAGGATGAGGATCGTAATCGAATGTGTCAAGAGCTAATTCTCCCACACCATTAGATCCTGAGCCCATCAGGGTACCATCGGATTTTAATGCGAACGTAAAAGCCGCTTTTGCCGTAATATCTATGACATCATCGAGAACTTTCTGAGGTGTATAGCGCGACTCTGTTGAGCCATCCCCTAACTGTCCTTCTTGATTACCGCCCCAGGTCCATAGACTATGATCCTTTTTAATGACAGCTATGTGGTTGCGTCCATCGACCTTTATAACATCACTCATAAGCTTAACAGGTGTAAACTGTGCCTTCACTATACTTTGACTTCCATCAGCATAGGGCTTAAACGCCCACGTCTCTACTTTACCTGTAAATAGGAGACCGTCTTCATTCTCGCCCCAACCCCAAAGGGTGCTGTCCTTCTTAATTGCAAATGCGTTACTGCCAATCCCGTGAACACTTTTTACATCCATCATTATTTTAACTGGTGCGATTATATCAACCTCTTGCGTCTTAATTCCTAATCCGCCAGAATAGTTATCTCCCCATCCCCAGAGTGAGTCATCCTCTTTCAACGCATAATAGCAATTAAGATTTGCACTGATTTGTTTTACTCCAGACATAACTTGTTTGAAACTCTTATTGTCTGCATATACTGGCTTTACCCAAACGGTTCCGTCTGTTTTCAGTACTAACACTTGATCGTACGAAGCAGTAGCTTCTCGAACCCCCTCCATTACTTTAATGGGTTTTGTAACGCCTTGGTCGTTTTCATCACTTTGTATAGACCATAGACTGTGATCTGATTTAATGGCAAAACTACTCCACCAATTCCCATATACGGCTATGACATCATCCATTAATTTGGATTTGCTTGCTCGTTGAGGAGATTGATCACCTCTAGAATCATTAAATGTGCCCTTTCCCCAATACCATAGACTCCCATCTTTTTGGATTGCAAGTACACGTCCGTTGGCACTAGCAATCGTATCCCCGAATTTTCTTTCTGCCGCGATTACATTAGAAGGAACTAGAGAGAAAAAAAGCGATACAGTAATAAGACA
This genomic window contains:
- a CDS encoding amino acid ABC transporter ATP-binding protein, translating into MIELKQISKSFGKNQVLQSIDLTVEKGEVVVILGPSGSGKTTLLRCINYLEKPDNGQIRIGDFELDFKAAGKKDIHNLRQRSAMVFQHYNLFKHKTALENVMEGLLIVQKLPKDEARRRSTQMLEKVGLAAKLDAYPSELSGGQQQRVGIARALALNPEVILFDEPTSALDPELVGEVLDVIRKIAGEGITMIVVTHEMGFARDVASHVVFMDGGVIVEEGKPSELFGKPKEERTKQFLKRIAPEPSYSI
- a CDS encoding amino acid ABC transporter permease, whose protein sequence is MSLDPGFIWTAFLSLFKALPNTLYITIVSVFVGFIIGTAIALIRIYRIPVLYPLASAYVLFIRGTPMLMHLLLIYFGLPIIIDGLASALGLGFNSTVIPLIGFAYISFSITAGAYMSEVVRAGILAVNRGQMEAAYSIGMTTPQALRRIVLPQALAVCLPNLSNNLIGMLHGSTLAFTVSVVEINAQAQIVAATNWKFLEAYIAAAVLFWGMTILIEQATAWLERRINKYNRGGVA
- a CDS encoding amino acid ABC transporter permease encodes the protein MGRKFDIHYLLDFIPKLLSYLHITLFIVAASILLGIVVGFIIALPRLYKTPVLQRFSQVYVSFFRGTPILIQLFLIYYGLPELLKLVHIDVSRANVLVFVILAYALHSGAFISEAIRAAVNGVDRGQVEAAYAIGMSGYQAFTRIVLPQALAISIPILANLVIGNLKDTSLAFTLGAMEMTGKSQTLASATQHFIETYIALSLIYFVISTILERTFHYLERRLLRHEKQVAEPAERYGKRRLWKRTLIARFEKGG
- a CDS encoding transporter substrate-binding domain-containing protein yields the protein MKKRTFLATLLVLSFTLTACGAANNGANETANSGAGASASPAQEVKKIIVGTGTQFPNVCFIDEDGKLTGFDVELVREIDKRLPEYEFEFQTQEFSSLLLSLETKKIDFVAHQMEKNPEREAKFLFNKEPYSIFLSKIAVYRDNTTIHSIDDLTGKKVFTSPTSNQAFFLEQYNKDHNNPYEIVYSSGAANDRIALLKSGRVDATLATDFSLPFYPDTDGKPAMKTVGDPLIQSDVLFVLRKDSQELADKLDAAIKEVKADGTLSKLSVEWLGEDYTKPLDEVVKK
- a CDS encoding LysR family transcriptional regulator; this translates as MNIENIEAFVYVIYYGSFNKAAESLFLSQPSVTARIQSLERELDCKLFDRMGKQIQLTEEGKRFLPYAQQILQTLEKGRKQLHQKQEMPAQLRIGCTVSTANYLVPRLLPALKEKHPGIRFKTVTAPTDDIVEKVLSKEVDIGFVRQTTHPGLRSVKLLDDAIRLHVYEGHPFLKEKQITLRAIGNQPLVFFECGALDWVRLQRVFESLNEPPEMSCHTDNLETAKRLVLQKLGICFLPSLSAYDEVQAGQLFPITIPEVEGLSLDTNLIMLNGESSPFFESLVKLVKALPFVSGA
- a CDS encoding polysaccharide deacetylase family protein, with product MNKLSMIHQVSVREKVVAFTFDDGPNPVYTSQLLDIFRSVGGRATFFMIGQEMEAHPEMAAVVHQEGHELGNHTYSHPDLTELTLEEASGELQRTDVLMRKVTGQQVRSFRPPFFGVNDSILSLAAEYGYRSIGTVNGAAKDWETPGVDYILEHTRQAIAPGSILLFHDGYGDRSQTIEAVRVLVEELAAEGYRFVTTSELLDMADPDESGLTMSPEELEG